One Alkaliphilus sp. B6464 genomic window carries:
- a CDS encoding helix-hairpin-helix domain-containing protein: MNLGKKQNLIIVIAIIVIVLGFSISNYIKQQKVYVLSREEKKDILHESSTESGKDSSSNRDEINSEKIVVHIEGEVVSPGVYELDKDTRVFDVIEAAGGLLETANRKKINLAKKIVDEEYIYIPSEGDENVEIPNITNAPITTNINKNESLININNASMAELNSLPGIGEVLANRIVEYRSEKGDFKSVEELKNVSGIGDKKFSEIKDKVTVK; encoded by the coding sequence ATGAATTTAGGTAAAAAGCAAAATCTAATAATAGTTATTGCAATTATAGTTATAGTGTTAGGTTTCTCAATTTCTAACTATATAAAGCAGCAAAAAGTCTACGTACTAAGCCGTGAGGAAAAAAAAGATATTTTACATGAGAGTAGTACAGAAAGTGGTAAAGATAGTAGTAGCAATAGAGATGAGATCAATAGTGAGAAGATAGTAGTACATATAGAAGGTGAGGTTGTCAGCCCTGGCGTATATGAATTAGATAAAGACACGAGGGTTTTTGATGTTATTGAAGCAGCTGGAGGATTATTAGAAACAGCAAATCGGAAAAAAATTAATTTAGCTAAAAAAATAGTGGATGAAGAATATATATATATCCCTAGTGAAGGTGATGAAAATGTAGAAATTCCAAATATAACTAATGCACCTATAACGACTAATATTAATAAAAATGAAAGTCTTATAAATATTAACAATGCTAGTATGGCAGAATTAAATAGTCTACCAGGTATAGGAGAAGTATTAGCTAACAGAATAGTAGAATACAGAAGTGAAAAAGGAGATTTTAAATCTGTAGAAGAATTGAAAAACGTAAGTGGAATAGGCGATAAAAAATTTAGCGAAATAAAGGATAAGGTAACTGTAAAATGA